The DNA sequence TTGAAGGGGAAGCACGCGCCAACCCTGGTACCAAAATTGGTTATTTAGCTCAAGAGCCTAAAATGGACCTTGATAAAACGGTGCGTGAAGTTGTAGAAGAAGCGGTAGCTGTTGTTAAAAATGCCCAAACTCGCCTTGATGAAGTTTATGCCGCCTACGCAGAGCCCGATGCAGATTTTGATGCCCTAGCTCAAGAGCAAGGTGAACTTGAAGCTATTCTAGCCACTCACGATGCCCATAGTTTAGAGAATCAATTAGAGCGGGCCGCCGATGCGCTTCGACTACCAGATTGGGATGCCAAAATAGAGAAGCTATCTGGTGGTGAACGACGCCGTGTTGCATTATGTCGTTTATTGCTTGAGAAACCTGACATGTTGTTACTCGACGAACCGACCAACCACTTGGATGCGGAATCAGTAGGATGGCTAGAGCGTTTCTTACATGATTACGAAGGAACCGTAGTAGCAGTAACTCACGACCGTTACTTCTTAGATAATGTGGCAGGTTGGATCTTAGAACTTGACCGTGGTGAAGGTATTCCATGGGAAGGAAACTACTCTTCTTGGTTAGAACAAAAAGAAGACCGCCTAAGCCAAGAAGCATCACAAGAAAAAGCCCGTATGAAGTCAATTCAAAAAGAATTGGAATGGGTTCGCTCAAATGCTAAAGGTCGCCAAAGTAAGAGCAAATCTCGTATGGCTCGTTTTGAAGAGTTAAACACCCAAAGCTTCCAAAGCCGTAATGAAACTAACGAGCTATTTATTCCTGCGGCGCAACGCTTAGGGGATAAAGTCATTGACGTTAATAACCTCAGCAAAGCCTATGACGGCCGAGTGTTGATTAACGACTTATCTTTCAGCATTCCTAAGGGTGCGATAGTCGGTATTATTGGACCAAACGGCGCCGGTAAATCAACGTTATTCAAGATGATAACCGGTGCAGAACAGGCTGACTCAGGAACCGTTGAGGTAGGCGATTCCGTTCAAATAGCCAGTGTCGACCAGTTCCGTGATGATATGGACGACAAGGCAACTGTTTGGCAAGAAGTGTCTGGCGGTTCTGACATACTAAGAATTGGTAATGTTGAGATCCCTAGTCGCGCTTATGTGGGCCGCTTTAACTTTAAAGGCTCTGATCAACAAAAACGTGTAGGTGAGCTATCGGGTGGTGAACGTGGCCGTTTGCATTTAGCAAAACTGTTACAAGCCGGCGGAAACGTGCTACTACTGGATGAACCAACCAACGACCTTGATGTAGAAACACTGCGAGCGCTAGAGAACGCACTACTAGAATTTGCTGGTTGCGCCATGGTTATCTCGCATGACCGTTGGTTCTTAGACCGAATCGCTACTCATATTCTTGATTACCGCGATGAAGGACAAGTTAACTTCCATGCTGGTAATTACACCGAGTATGAAGCTTGGCTTAAAGAAACCATTGGTGAAGCAGCAGCACAACCTCATCGCATTAAATACAAGCGTATTAGCTAGATTGCTTAAATCAAATGGCTTAAATCAAGTCGTTTGTATTTGCTAATGAGTACAGCGTAATAAGCAAAAGGTCACCCTAAGGTGACCTTTTTTATGTCTGCTCAAAAAACCACTAACTTAAACTATCCAATAGTGCTTTAGCATCTTGGTATTCAGAAAATTGTTGGTCTAGCTCTAAGGCGGCTTTAACTTCCTGTTTGGCCTCAGCATTACGGCCTAACTTAGCCAAGACAAAAGCGATATGATAGCGAATAGCCGCATCAGATGAATCCATAGTATACGCTTCGCGCAGGTGTATTAAGCCTTGGTCTAAATTGCCTCGCTTAACTTCAATCCAGCCAATGGTATCCAGCACCGCAGCGTTTTTAACCCCTTGGTTTACAGCCAAAGCAATAACCTCGTGCGCTTTATCTAAATCACTGGCGGCGTAGATATTAGCCAAATTATTCAAAATGCCAGGTTCGTTGTATAACGCGGGGATCAATCGCAAAGCCTCATAGTGTCGCTGGGCTTTGGCATAGTTTTGCTGCTGCAGATAACTGTCGGCCAATAGACGACGATGCCAAGCTTTTTCAGGGCTATCATCTACAATGCCTTCTAGTTGCTGAAGAAATACCTCGGTCTCAATATCTTGCTTAGCAAGCTGGTAGAGCTTAATCACCGCTTCGCGATTAAAGGCATTTTGCCTAAGCGCTTCACGGTATTCTTTTTGTGCTTGTAGCTTGACGCTTTTACGCAACAGAATATCGCCTTTTAAAACGTGTAGCTCGCTGCTTTCACCAAAAAGCTCTTCTAGATTGGCTACCGTTGTCTCGGCCTCTTCTATTTGCTGTTGAGCCAACTCTACCTTGGTCAGTAACACCAAGGTAGCCATTTGCTCAGGGTCAAGCTGATGAGATTTGATTAAACTGCTTTTTGCTGCGGCTAATTGTTTGGCTTGAATTTGGAGCTGCGCTAAAACAACCAACTTAGCGGGTTGCGCTTTCCACATACTATCTAATAAACCCAGCGGTTTCTCAGCGTCTTGATAACGCTCTAAACGAATTAATACCTCTGCGTAGGCAGATAAGTATTGCTCATTGAGAATGTACTCTCGATTAAGTTTTTCAACTTCACCTAAAGCTAAACTCCACTGCTGAGTTTGCATATAAATATCTAGTTTTAGCTCTCTCGCTACTCTATTGTCTTGTTGATAAAGCAACACTTTATCCAATTGAGCTAAGGCCTCAGGAAACTGCTGTTGTTGGATATGAGTACGCGCAGCTAGAACGCGGCTAGGTGTATGATTATTTTGCGTCTTTAAAACTTGTTCCAATAGCAACAGGGCTTGCTCTGGTTTAGCTTGGTTTTTTAAAATAACGGCTTTATTGAAACGAGCCCCTATATTTTCAGGGCTGAGCGCTAATACATCATCCAAATAGCGCAATGCTAGATCTAACTGTTGTGTTTTAAGATAGTAAGCAGCAATCAGATTTTGGGTATTACTGGTTTGAATGTTTCGACTAATGAGTGCTTCAACAACTTTTTCAGCTTCCGTAAAGTCATCAACTTCTAAGGCCAACTCGCCTTTCAGCTGCAACCACTTTATCGGCGCATCTGCCTCGCTATAAGGTAGGCTTTGCAGCAAGGATAAGGCACGCTCAGATTCACTATTTGCTCGAGCTAGCTCCGCCTCTAAAATCACCACATAATTTGAGTCACTATGATAGGCACGAACTTGGTCAAAAGCTTGTTCAGCTGCACGTAAGCGACCCGCATCAATATACAAATATACCAACTGAACTGATAAGCCTAAGTCACGAATGATGTATTCGAAGTTATCTTGCAGTAACAACTGCAACTTATAAGGTTCGCCTGAACGCAGATAAACTTTAGCCAACATGCGCGTAGCGCCTAAGTCGCTTGGCTTTTGTTGTAAGTATTGACTTAAATACTGTTTAGCTTTCTCATCATTTTGTAAAATAAATTCTGATGCGCCTTGGATGAATAATAGGGTTGTAGTGTCTGTAAGCTCGCCTTTTTCCGTCGCAGAGACCTTTTGGGATAACTCAGCGAGGGTTTGCTCGGCGAGTTCAGACTGTTGTTCATCTGCCAATAAGGTGGCACTGATAAGAATGGCGGTAGGGTCGTTAGGCGTTTGTTCTTGAACTTTCTTTAGATAGTGCTTGGCTTTCTCTATCTGATTACTTTTCAAATGAATCATTACCAGACTGCGCAAAATTTTAGGATCGTTAGGATCTAACTTATAAGCTTTTTCATAGCTAGCCAAAGCCTCACTCAACTGGCCTTGACTCGCTGCAAGCTCCCCCTTTAGCAACCAAGTACGCTCATTAAGCTTATCAATTAACAAAGAACGTTCAACCCATTGCTCAGCCAGTACATATTCTTTTTGGCGCAGGAACAAAGTAGCTAAGGTGTTCATAGCATTTGGTTTATTTGGCAATATCTTTATAGCTTGTTCAAACTCATTTCGCGCTAAGACGACTTGAGAGTTAAGTAGATAAATGCGACCTCGTAATAGCTTCCATTCAAATAGCGTTGCTTGCGAGAACTCGTTGACACGTTCTTCGTAGCCGAGTAACTCTGAAGACTTACCTTGTAACAACAAAGCGTTACCTAACAGCGGCAACACTAAGTTAATATCCGCCCCTAAGTTTAAGGCGTCCTTTAATTGTTTTTCTGCCGAAGCAAGATTGTTGGCATTGAAATAAACTTTAGCAAGTAATAGCTTGGATGATAGGTGTTCTGGGTCTGCTTTCAGGGCGTTTTTTAAGTGAATAAACGACTCGTTTTCATCCCCCAGGTGATAAGCTTTTACCGCTAATTCATATTCATTAATTTGTTCATTGGCTAAAGTAAGCTGGCTAAAGGTTATTAGGGCGAGTGCGATTACGATTTTATTCATTATCAACTTTGATTCCTTGTTACATCAGAGGTTAATCAATTAACCTCGCAACAGTATCTAATGAACCGCAGGTAAAAAAAAGACAAAAAAATACGAAACACAGAGTATTTCGTATTTTTGTTTAAACAGGGAAGTTTAATTTTAAGCTTGGCGCTTCTTACTGCGTAAGGCTAAGCCAAACAGGCCTGCAGCAAACAGCAGCACGGTTCCTGGTTCGGGCACACTGGTAGCAGGCTGTACAGAGTTTCCACTTACTCCAGCTAACTTGAAGCCATCATTGTTACTAGACCAATTTAAGTCGCCAAATATTGGATTATAAGCGCCAATTAACCAGTACTTAGATGAAGCACTAGTAGTAATTGATTGGTAAGCATAAGCATCAGCATTGCTGACTTCAGCTTCAGTAGTCCAACCTAAACCGGCTAAATCTGCCCAAGTCTTCCTATGAAGTGCTGGTGCGTTGTCACCCGAATAAGCTAAAACAGAAACATCAGCATGGCTTGAACCTTGATTGTTACGATCTACGTAATCCTCTTGAGCCCACCCCAGAGTAAACCCAGCTAAATTGACCGCTTCGTCAAAAGTTAACAATACCATGTCAAAATCGTTGCCATAGCTGTCAATTGAATGACCAGGAGTGCTGTTGCCCTCATCTCTATTTTGAGACATCAAACCCCAACGATCATCGTAGGTAAGCTTAGTAGAAAGAATCTGCGAGTCGTTAGGTCGAC is a window from the Agarivorans sp. TSD2052 genome containing:
- a CDS encoding tetratricopeptide repeat protein produces the protein MNKIVIALALITFSQLTLANEQINEYELAVKAYHLGDENESFIHLKNALKADPEHLSSKLLLAKVYFNANNLASAEKQLKDALNLGADINLVLPLLGNALLLQGKSSELLGYEERVNEFSQATLFEWKLLRGRIYLLNSQVVLARNEFEQAIKILPNKPNAMNTLATLFLRQKEYVLAEQWVERSLLIDKLNERTWLLKGELAASQGQLSEALASYEKAYKLDPNDPKILRSLVMIHLKSNQIEKAKHYLKKVQEQTPNDPTAILISATLLADEQQSELAEQTLAELSQKVSATEKGELTDTTTLLFIQGASEFILQNDEKAKQYLSQYLQQKPSDLGATRMLAKVYLRSGEPYKLQLLLQDNFEYIIRDLGLSVQLVYLYIDAGRLRAAEQAFDQVRAYHSDSNYVVILEAELARANSESERALSLLQSLPYSEADAPIKWLQLKGELALEVDDFTEAEKVVEALISRNIQTSNTQNLIAAYYLKTQQLDLALRYLDDVLALSPENIGARFNKAVILKNQAKPEQALLLLEQVLKTQNNHTPSRVLAARTHIQQQQFPEALAQLDKVLLYQQDNRVARELKLDIYMQTQQWSLALGEVEKLNREYILNEQYLSAYAEVLIRLERYQDAEKPLGLLDSMWKAQPAKLVVLAQLQIQAKQLAAAKSSLIKSHQLDPEQMATLVLLTKVELAQQQIEEAETTVANLEELFGESSELHVLKGDILLRKSVKLQAQKEYREALRQNAFNREAVIKLYQLAKQDIETEVFLQQLEGIVDDSPEKAWHRRLLADSYLQQQNYAKAQRHYEALRLIPALYNEPGILNNLANIYAASDLDKAHEVIALAVNQGVKNAAVLDTIGWIEVKRGNLDQGLIHLREAYTMDSSDAAIRYHIAFVLAKLGRNAEAKQEVKAALELDQQFSEYQDAKALLDSLS
- the ettA gene encoding energy-dependent translational throttle protein EttA is translated as MAQFIYTMNRVGKIVPPKKHILKNISLSFFPGAKIGVLGLNGSGKSTLLRIMAGIDTEIEGEARANPGTKIGYLAQEPKMDLDKTVREVVEEAVAVVKNAQTRLDEVYAAYAEPDADFDALAQEQGELEAILATHDAHSLENQLERAADALRLPDWDAKIEKLSGGERRRVALCRLLLEKPDMLLLDEPTNHLDAESVGWLERFLHDYEGTVVAVTHDRYFLDNVAGWILELDRGEGIPWEGNYSSWLEQKEDRLSQEASQEKARMKSIQKELEWVRSNAKGRQSKSKSRMARFEELNTQSFQSRNETNELFIPAAQRLGDKVIDVNNLSKAYDGRVLINDLSFSIPKGAIVGIIGPNGAGKSTLFKMITGAEQADSGTVEVGDSVQIASVDQFRDDMDDKATVWQEVSGGSDILRIGNVEIPSRAYVGRFNFKGSDQQKRVGELSGGERGRLHLAKLLQAGGNVLLLDEPTNDLDVETLRALENALLEFAGCAMVISHDRWFLDRIATHILDYRDEGQVNFHAGNYTEYEAWLKETIGEAAAQPHRIKYKRIS
- the xdp1 gene encoding exosortase-dependent surface protein XDP1, translated to MFKQILLVASCAISLSAFSAEQVWDFDDGVLSGGNSNGYGNTMTLDGLSIKGWSDTRRPNDSQILSTKLTYDDRWGLMSQNRDEGNSTPGHSIDSYGNDFDMVLLTFDEAVNLAGFTLGWAQEDYVDRNNQGSSHADVSVLAYSGDNAPALHRKTWADLAGLGWTTEAEVSNADAYAYQSITTSASSKYWLIGAYNPIFGDLNWSSNNDGFKLAGVSGNSVQPATSVPEPGTVLLFAAGLFGLALRSKKRQA